A DNA window from Setaria viridis chromosome 2, Setaria_viridis_v4.0, whole genome shotgun sequence contains the following coding sequences:
- the LOC117843411 gene encoding AAA-ATPase At3g28580 isoform X2, producing the protein MEASSLWSGLNSGIVLSLLAVVWTMLWQGLQGLQLQHLFGRHSRRISRRLAAALDPYLTVTVAEYDGGRMRRSDAYKEAQAYLQRATREAGGGVRHLKAEPDKDPDRLVLSMDDNEEVADEFKGATVWWLAYTAPPREDGGGSPYFWGRGAARAERRFYRLFFLERDRDLVLGEYLPHVRREGRAVMVENRQRKLFTNISGDTWDSDGSWSHVVFEHPKTFATLAMDPARKKEIMDDLDAFRKGKDYYARVGKAWKRGYLLYGPPGTGKSTMIAAMANYLDYDVYDIELTSVRTNTDLRKLFIETTSKSIIVIEDIDCSLDLTGKRKKKKKKKADGDGQSKDGGEKKDGAEAGKEEEEKADDKGGSKVTLSGVLNFIDGLWSACGGERIIVFTTNHVEKLDPALIRRGRMDKHIEMSYCCFESFRFLARVYLDVDAHPLFDAVAALLREVDMTPADVAENLTPKGPGEDADSCLAALVDALEKAKEKALAKKAKEDAALAKKKAGGKAKEVAADETDDDDGDDDDDDDE; encoded by the exons ATGGAGGCGTCGTCGCTGTGGAGCGGCCTCAACTCCGGCATCGTGCTGAGCCTCCTCGCCGTGGTGTGGACCATGCTGTGGCAGGGCCTGCAGGGCCTCCAGCTGCAGCACCTCTTCGGCCGCCACTCCCGCCGCATctcgcgccgcctcgccgccgccctcgaccCCTACCTCACCGTCACCGTCGCCGAGTACGACGGCGGCCGGATGCGGCGGAGCGACGCGTACAAGGAGGCCCAGGCGTACCTGCAGCGCGCCACccgcgaggccggcggcggggtgcgccACCTCAAGGCCGAGCCGGACAAGGACCCCGACCGCCTCGTGCTCAGCATGGACGACAACGAGGAGGTCGCCGACGAGTTCAAGGGCGCCACCGTCTGGTGGCTCGCCtacacggcgccgccgcgcgaggACGGCGGAGGCTCCCCCTACTTCtggggccgcggcgccgcccgcgctgAGCGGAGGTTCTACcgcctcttcttcctcgagcGCGACCGCGACCTCGTCCTCGGCGAGTACCTCCCCCACGTCCGCCGCGAGGGACGTGCCGTCATGGTCGAGAACCGCCAGCGCAAGCTCTTCACCAACATCTCCGGCGACACCTGGGACTCCGACGG CTCGTGGAGCCACGTGGTGTTCGAGCACCCCAAGACGTTCGCGACGCTGGCCATGGACCcggcgaggaagaaggagatcatGGACGACCTCGACGCGTTCCGCAAGGGGAAGGACTACTACGCGCGCGTCGGCAAGGCGTGGAAGCGAGGGTACCTCCTCTACGGCCCGCCGGGCACCGGCAAGTCCACCATGATCGCGGCCATGGCCAACTACCTCGACTACGACGTCTACGACATCGAGCTGACCTCCGTGCGCACCAACACCGACCTCCGCAAGCTCTTCATCGAGACGACCAGCAAGTCCATCATCGTCATCGAGGACATCGACTGCTCCCTCGACCTCACCGGcaagcgcaagaagaagaagaagaagaaggcggacggcgacggccagagcaaggacggcggcgagaagaaggacggcgcggaggccggcaaggaggaggaggagaaggccgaCGACAAGGGCGGCAGCAAGGTGACGCTCTCCGGCGTTCTCAACTTCATCGACGGGCTCTggtcggcgtgcggcggcgagcGCATCATCGTGTTCACCACCAACCACGTCGAGAAGCTGGACCCGGCGCTGATCCGGCGCGGGCGCATGGACAAGCACATCGAGATGTCCTACTGCTGCTTCGAGTCCTTCAGGTTCCTCGCCAGGGTGTATCTCGACGTGGATGCCCACCCGCTGTTCGACGCCGTGGCGGCGCTGCTCCGGGAGGTGGACATGACCCCCGCCGACGTCGCCGAGAACCTGACGCCCAAGGGCCCCGGCGAGGACGCCGACTCGTGCCTCGCCGCGCTGGTGGATGCGCTGGAGAAGGCCAAGGAGAAGGCGCTGGCGAAGAAGGCCAAGGAGGATGCGGCGCtggcgaagaagaaggccgGAGGAAAGGCGAAGGAGGTGGCGGCCGACGAGACCGACGATGATGACggcgacgatgatgacgacgacgatgagtaG
- the LOC117843411 gene encoding AAA-ATPase At3g28580 isoform X1, with protein MEASSLWSGLNSGIVLSLLAVVWTMLWQGLQGLQLQHLFGRHSRRISRRLAAALDPYLTVTVAEYDGGRMRRSDAYKEAQAYLQRATREAGGGVRHLKAEPDKDPDRLVLSMDDNEEVADEFKGATVWWLAYTAPPREDGGGSPYFWGRGAARAERRFYRLFFLERDRDLVLGEYLPHVRREGRAVMVENRQRKLFTNISGDTWDSDGFWSGSSWSHVVFEHPKTFATLAMDPARKKEIMDDLDAFRKGKDYYARVGKAWKRGYLLYGPPGTGKSTMIAAMANYLDYDVYDIELTSVRTNTDLRKLFIETTSKSIIVIEDIDCSLDLTGKRKKKKKKKADGDGQSKDGGEKKDGAEAGKEEEEKADDKGGSKVTLSGVLNFIDGLWSACGGERIIVFTTNHVEKLDPALIRRGRMDKHIEMSYCCFESFRFLARVYLDVDAHPLFDAVAALLREVDMTPADVAENLTPKGPGEDADSCLAALVDALEKAKEKALAKKAKEDAALAKKKAGGKAKEVAADETDDDDGDDDDDDDE; from the exons ATGGAGGCGTCGTCGCTGTGGAGCGGCCTCAACTCCGGCATCGTGCTGAGCCTCCTCGCCGTGGTGTGGACCATGCTGTGGCAGGGCCTGCAGGGCCTCCAGCTGCAGCACCTCTTCGGCCGCCACTCCCGCCGCATctcgcgccgcctcgccgccgccctcgaccCCTACCTCACCGTCACCGTCGCCGAGTACGACGGCGGCCGGATGCGGCGGAGCGACGCGTACAAGGAGGCCCAGGCGTACCTGCAGCGCGCCACccgcgaggccggcggcggggtgcgccACCTCAAGGCCGAGCCGGACAAGGACCCCGACCGCCTCGTGCTCAGCATGGACGACAACGAGGAGGTCGCCGACGAGTTCAAGGGCGCCACCGTCTGGTGGCTCGCCtacacggcgccgccgcgcgaggACGGCGGAGGCTCCCCCTACTTCtggggccgcggcgccgcccgcgctgAGCGGAGGTTCTACcgcctcttcttcctcgagcGCGACCGCGACCTCGTCCTCGGCGAGTACCTCCCCCACGTCCGCCGCGAGGGACGTGCCGTCATGGTCGAGAACCGCCAGCGCAAGCTCTTCACCAACATCTCCGGCGACACCTGGGACTCCGACGG CTTCTGGTCCGGCAGCTCGTGGAGCCACGTGGTGTTCGAGCACCCCAAGACGTTCGCGACGCTGGCCATGGACCcggcgaggaagaaggagatcatGGACGACCTCGACGCGTTCCGCAAGGGGAAGGACTACTACGCGCGCGTCGGCAAGGCGTGGAAGCGAGGGTACCTCCTCTACGGCCCGCCGGGCACCGGCAAGTCCACCATGATCGCGGCCATGGCCAACTACCTCGACTACGACGTCTACGACATCGAGCTGACCTCCGTGCGCACCAACACCGACCTCCGCAAGCTCTTCATCGAGACGACCAGCAAGTCCATCATCGTCATCGAGGACATCGACTGCTCCCTCGACCTCACCGGcaagcgcaagaagaagaagaagaagaaggcggacggcgacggccagagcaaggacggcggcgagaagaaggacggcgcggaggccggcaaggaggaggaggagaaggccgaCGACAAGGGCGGCAGCAAGGTGACGCTCTCCGGCGTTCTCAACTTCATCGACGGGCTCTggtcggcgtgcggcggcgagcGCATCATCGTGTTCACCACCAACCACGTCGAGAAGCTGGACCCGGCGCTGATCCGGCGCGGGCGCATGGACAAGCACATCGAGATGTCCTACTGCTGCTTCGAGTCCTTCAGGTTCCTCGCCAGGGTGTATCTCGACGTGGATGCCCACCCGCTGTTCGACGCCGTGGCGGCGCTGCTCCGGGAGGTGGACATGACCCCCGCCGACGTCGCCGAGAACCTGACGCCCAAGGGCCCCGGCGAGGACGCCGACTCGTGCCTCGCCGCGCTGGTGGATGCGCTGGAGAAGGCCAAGGAGAAGGCGCTGGCGAAGAAGGCCAAGGAGGATGCGGCGCtggcgaagaagaaggccgGAGGAAAGGCGAAGGAGGTGGCGGCCGACGAGACCGACGATGATGACggcgacgatgatgacgacgacgatgagtaG